One genomic window of Struthio camelus isolate bStrCam1 chromosome 1, bStrCam1.hap1, whole genome shotgun sequence includes the following:
- the SYPL1 gene encoding synaptophysin-like protein 1, protein MFGLRVDLGLLLEPLGFIKVLEWIFSIFAFATCGGFQGETTLLVSCKGVVNKTVTAVFAYPFRLNTVMFSAPDPKRCGGTWTDFYLVGNFSSSAQFFVTLAVLVFLYCIAALVVYIGYMHVYQRNSKLPLTDLAITVIIAFLWLVSTSAWAKALTDIKITTGASIIQEVESCKAPGTTCVFASVTSMGTLNVSVVFGLLNMVLWGGNIWFVYKDTNLHNQTNKTQSSGIYPTPRGI, encoded by the exons ATGTTTGGCCTCCGGGTGGACCTCGGGCTGCTCCTGGAGCCCCTGGGCTTCATCAAGGTCCTCGAGTGG ATCTTCTCCATCTTTGCTTTTGCCACATGTGGAGGCTTTCAAGGTGAAACTACCCTTCTAGTTTCCTGTAAGGGAGTGGTAAACAAAACAGTTACAGCTGTTTTTGCTTATCCATTCAG GTTGAATACTGTTATGTTTAGTGCACCAGATCCAAAACGCTGTGGTGGTACTTGGACCGACTTCTATCTTGTGGGCaacttctcctcttctgcacagttCTTTGTTACACTTGCAGTGTTGGTTTTCCTCTACTGCATTGCTGCCCTTGTGGTGTATATTGGATATATGCATGTGTATCAGCGCAACAGCAAGCTTCCACTGACT GACTTGGCTATCACTGTCATAATAGCCTTTCTGTGGCTGGTCAGTACTTCTGCTTGGGCAAAGGCACTTACTGACATCAAAATAACCACTGGTGCCAGCATTATTCAAGAAGTTGAATCTTGCAAAGCCCCGGGAACAACTTGTGTTTTTGCTTCTGTAACTAGCATGGGAACTCTGAATGTATCAGTG GTGTTTGGTTTGCTTAATATGGTTCTGTGGGGAGGAAATATTTGGTTTGTATACAAGGACACCAACTTgcacaaccaaacaaacaaaactcaaagTTCAGGAATATATCCAACTCCAAGAGGAATATAA